The Dehalobacter sp. region GGCTTCTTTATTGCCATTTCATAAGGACCATCTTGGAAGCTTTTGGTGGCCAAAGTTGCACAGGTTATGCAGTTGCCTAAGATCAATTTGCGAAATCAGAAAACTTGTTCAGCAAGCCCTAACTAGAAACCTTTTTTCATTTTTTAAAAGACATGACCAGTATTATTGTTTCTTCAAACAAATTACGAAAGAGATAAATGAAACTGATTATAATCAATTTTACAATAAAATGCGTGGTTTGATTTTAGTTTCATTATCTGATGGTAGCATCTCAAAGTTCAATAATCAAGTATATGAAAGATATCAAGTTATTTCATTATTTTCTCGAACACCTCCTAAAGTAATAGAACAGGAAAATAGTGAATCAAAGCTCAAAGTTATCCAAAAAACAGACCATGGTTTTCAACCTTTCTCAGCTAGCTTTTTTTCTCCATATTTATCTAGTTTACTTGAAACTAGTAAAATGGACCAGTTTTTCCATGTATTTTTATTAGGAGAGAATATTAAGGAAAGACAAGATGTTAGAGATGCAATTTATAGAGAATTAATTGCATTCTTTAAGAGTAGATATGAGGAGGTCATAAAAAGTGAATGAACTATTAAAAGTATTAGAATTAATCAACTCAGTCAAAAGAAAAGGATTATCAAAAAAAGAGTTAATTGATCAGATCAATGATAATCATATGAATAGTATGTTTTTCAGTAGCTATATTACTCTTGATGATATACTTGAAGCAAATATTCTTATTGGAAGACTAGAAAGGGACAAAGGTCAAATAATAGTGACAGAAAAAGGGGAAAAATACCTACAAAAATTGCATAGATAGCTAATAACATTTGACACCTTAACTCGTGCAACCGCGGGGTTTGAATTAAAAATTAATCATTTTTGGAAATCATGCTGTCATATATCGACCTAGTATTGGAAATTCTAAAATAAACGAGGTTAGTCTCATTTTATATATATTTAGGGATTGGGTACCTCTGAAAACTGACAACGATAAGCCTATATCTCTAGCATTTTTTTCTTGTTTATCCGTAATCCCTCTGATTGTCTGAAAAGCTACTACGTTTTATGTAGCGTCAATGCACATTAAGGTTAAATATTTAAAAGGCCAAAAGGAAGTAGAAGCCATCATAAAACGGCTGCCCCCGGTACAATGGGGGCTGATTTAACATTTAACTAAGCCTTGAATAGATCAAACATTGGCTTAAAATCAATCCCGGCCACCTTACTATTACTGTATTTCGAGTAGACATGGGCACGGCCTTCTTCAAGGTGGTATGACTTGATGCCAAGGGATATCGAGATCGAAGCCTCAATCAAGGCAGCAAACTTGTCGCAGATTTCTATTAACTGGCCATCCAAGGGGGAACATTTATTAAGATCATAACTGTTGTTAATTTCATTGGATGTTAAGAACTCTATTCTCCCATCTTTCATTATCTTGCTCATAAACTCGTTTTCAATAAAGTACTTAATTTCCTGGTGCCACGCCACGGGCAACAAGGGGAAGATTCTTTCCTCAACCTGCCTTTTCTCTATATCCTTTATTATTTCTTCAAGTCCCTCTACCGAACTTTTTACTGGGGACACTATGTCCCTAGTAACCACTTCGGGAAGATCATGAAACAGGCCGCCGAAAAAATTATTGTAAATTCTTTTGTCACACGCTTCTATTTCCGCAGAAAACAGGTAGGCAAACATGGCAACGATTAGCATGTGTCCCAAGACAGAGGTTTCCGGAACCCTCGGTGTCTGTGCCCACCTTTTTTGGAACCTCAGCTGTCCGACCATGTCCAGAAATGCATGTGTCTTTTTCCCCAGCTTTATCTTTTGAACTCCGGCCAGGTCGTAGTGCTCTTCTATCTCGTTTTCTATGTTTTCCCTGGTCTGCTCAAGCCCATAAAGGGTTGAATTAAGGTTGTAGATTATGCCGAATTCCCAGTTGGTAGCAAGGTAATGAGCCGCTTTTAAAATTCTTTTCTCCAGAGCACAATAACCTGTGTTGAAAAAGTATTCCTTAAAATTATCTGCAAACGGTTTTTTCAGTTCTTTTATATTATCCCAAAGCCTCTCCAAAACCCAGGTATTAATTTCGGAGCCCTTGTTTTTCATCAACTCGTGGTAAACCGTCGGTTTGATATCGGTAAGCTTGAGCCGGTGAAGAAACTCGAAAATACCACCCTCTATGATGCCCCTCCAGTTTATTGAAACACCCCTGTCTGTTTCCTCCGTCCTGGCTAGGACGTAGGCAAACACCATCTTGTGGGCCTGTTTATCGAGCTCCGTAAAGCCAATATGTGGCCTAATATGGTCGTTCCACCGTTGGATGCTTGCCGCATCGTACAACAGCT contains the following coding sequences:
- a CDS encoding HD domain-containing protein, whose amino-acid sequence is MVMIEKEIFELLYDAASIQRWNDHIRPHIGFTELDKQAHKMVFAYVLARTEETDRGVSINWRGIIEGGIFEFLHRLKLTDIKPTVYHELMKNKGSEINTWVLERLWDNIKELKKPFADNFKEYFFNTGYCALEKRILKAAHYLATNWEFGIIYNLNSTLYGLEQTRENIENEIEEHYDLAGVQKIKLGKKTHAFLDMVGQLRFQKRWAQTPRVPETSVLGHMLIVAMFAYLFSAEIEACDKRIYNNFFGGLFHDLPEVVTRDIVSPVKSSVEGLEEIIKDIEKRQVEERIFPLLPVAWHQEIKYFIENEFMSKIMKDGRIEFLTSNEINNSYDLNKCSPLDGQLIEICDKFAALIEASISISLGIKSYHLEEGRAHVYSKYSNSKVAGIDFKPMFDLFKA